The Cytobacillus oceanisediminis genomic interval AGTTTAATACGGTTTACTCACGAATGCTCCCTTATTCGCAGGATTTCATCCTCCATGGATATATATTTCTTAATTGAAAAAAGTAGATTCTGGACAAATGGCTACGTGAAGACATAGTTAAATAGAGGAGTAGGATTATACTCCAAATTCTACCATATGATGTACTTCTCCACGCCAGCCCTTGGAGGCTTTCCCTCCCATGTCTCAACGGGTCAATTGCCCTCTCATTCCTTCGTCATGCCTATCCAAGGGGTGGAGGCCAGTTATGCTAACCTGATGGGTCAGTGCCCTTTTGTTGAACAAACCTGATACTCCGTACATATTTGAAATCCTGCGAATAAGCCAACACTCGACCTTTAAAAATATAAGGGGTAATGATTCTCTTCGAGAAAAAGTGAATTGAACTACGCTGCCAACTCAGTTAACGGCTGGACCTTCTTGGCACAATAAGCTTCGTTTTTTCGCGCTATCCCTACAAAGATCCTAGCTAACTTCCCGATGAGCTTCATTATAGATTTCATTTTTTTCATTTTCTTGACCTTAACATTATTCGAGTGGAGGGCTTTAAATTCCGGGTTGTTCATTACCAGACTCATAGTAGCTAAATAGAGGAAACGTCTTAACCTTGATCTTCCACGCTTTGAAATGATAATTTGCCCTTTCCACTTCCCTGAACTGGCTTCGGCTAGATGGAGTCCTGCATGGCGAAGTAAAGAGTTGCCGTGTGAAAAACCACTTAAATCTCCTGCTTCCCCTAAAATACCAGCTAACGAAATTTCACTAATTCCCTTAATCATAAGTAACTTATTCGCGAAAGGAATTTTAGGTAGTTCATCCTTAATTGCCAGCTCAACTCTTTCAAGTTGTTGAATCGCAAGGTCATACTCTTCGAGTAATTGTTCAAGATGAAATTTATAAGCTTCTAATGCTTGCCTTGTACCAACTGATTTCCTGGCTACATTGAGGAGTAAATAGGCTTTCTTTAATCCAGGCTGTCGCTTCATCAGTAACTTCCACCCGGCCACGATCTCTTCAGGCTTCATGGAACCCAGTTCCATCGGAGACGGGAAAAGCCGAAGTGTTGCGATGGCCCTTTAGCAGTGATGTCTTTAAATACTTGCCTAAGCTCGGGGAAGACAATATCCACCCAGCGATTCAATTGATTAATCGAGCTTACAAGCCTCTTAACAATGACATCCCGATTTGACATGAGCACCCTGAGCTTTTCAAACGACTCAGAAGTATTCCTTACAAAGGCATAGTAACCGTTCTTCACCATATCGGCTATTACAAGAGCGTCTTTTTTATCACTCTTTGATTGGGTATTATCACGGTTTTCTTTATTTCTTTTCACCAAATGAGGGTTAACTGTCACTACCTCAATATCTTGTTTCATCAGCCATTTAGAAAGGTTAATCCAATAATGACCGGTAGGTTCCATACCAACTATGGCAGCCTCAAGTTTATGTAATCTTTTAATGCTATTAATCCAGATTAACAGGGACGAAAATCCCTCTTCGTTGTTTGGAAAAGTGATTGGATCTCCTACTACAATCCCACGGAAATTCACTGCTCTGGCTACGTGATATTGTTGTGCAATATCCACACCAACCACAAGATGTTTATCAGTAATTCTTTCTATTAGTTGATTTTGTTTGTCCTGCATTTTAAACTTCATAGTAAGGGTTCCTCCTAAGTTTGAGTTAGAGTCGTGTCTTACTCATATCTTACTGAGGAGCCCTATTTTTTTCAAAGCTCAAAAATAACGATCTACAGGAATGCTAACCTGCCCCGATAGTCGAAGAAGAAAAAAGAGCTGCCAATAATACACTAAAAAAGCTAATCGATTAACGTCGATTAGCTTTTTTTTACTGATTGGCTTTCTTTACCCACTCAGCGACGGTTACTGTACATTTAGCTTGATGTTTTACAATTGCTTGGATCTTCAATCATTTTTCCATCCTGGCCAACTGTAACACTTGTTCCATATGGATTGCCTTCGGCTTCACTTACTCCTCCGTTAATATTCTTTATTTTAATGAAAAGAACATTTTCTATACCACTTTGCAGCAGCCTCGACCTCTTGTGCAGTAAGTTGATGCCCCCTGTTTTCCCAATGAAGCTCTGTATAAGCGTTGGCCTTTTCCAGAATGGAGTGCAATTCTTTCGATTCCATTGGTGAACAAATGGGATCATTAGTACCAGCAGCGATAAACACATACTTTCCAGTCAGATCAGGAAGCTCAATTCCTTTTCTTGGCACCATTGGATGATGAAGAATGGCCCCTTTCAACGCATTTTGATAATGGAACAATAAACTGGCTGCAATATTCGCTCCATTTGAGTACCCGATGGCAATAATATTATCTCTGTCAAACTCATACCTTTCAGCAGATTCATCAAGAAATTCATTTAGTTCTTTCGTACGGAGAATTAGATCTTCCTCATCAAAAACACCTTCAGATAATCTGCGAAAGAAACGAGGCATGCCATTTTCAAGAACATTCCCCCTGCCACTTAAAATGGAAGCTTCATCGTCGATTCTTCCAGCAAGGGGCAATAAATCTAACTCATTGCCTCCGGTTCCATGAAGCAGTAATAAGGTCGGTTTTGATTGGCTTTTCCCTTTTTGAAATATGTGCTTCATCATTTACCTCCTTTTATACAGGGACCTCTAAAACAGGTAAGGACTCTTCCAATTCTCCCCTCTTAGATTCCAGCCAAGAAGGTAACATAAGCCTGCTGCCAAGTTCCTTTAGTGGTTCATCAACCGTAAATCCTGGAGGGTCTGTCGCGATTTCGAACAAAATGCCTCCTTCTTCATGAAAGTAAAGTGCTTTGAAGTAATTGCGATCCAGAATTTCAGTTGGATAATAGCCCTTCTCCTGAAGAAGGTTTCTCCACCTCATATGGTCCTGTTCATCTTTCGCTCTCCAGGCAATATGATGAACTGTACCAGCCCCCATCAATCCTCGAACAGAGGGGGTAAGTTTTATATCGATTGTATTTCCAAGATCGGCTTCTGATTTAAATCTTAAGAATCCTTCTTCTTGGCCGAGGCCTTCAAGCCCTAATACATCCTCAAGTACTTCAGCCGTTTTATTTGGCTTTGCAGAAATCAGGGTTGCTCCTCCAAATCCTTTAATGGCAACCTCAGTATGAATGTCTTTCAAACTCCATGTATTCAAAGGCCCTGCAGACCGCTCTACCAGTTCGATTTCAAGGCCGTCTGGATCCTGGAATTGCAGGTAGGTTTCACCGTAGCGAACCGTTTGTATAAACTTAACTCCAAATTTACTTAACCGTTTTTTCCAAAATTCAATTGATTGATCAGGGATCACATAACTGGTGACCCCGACCTGTCCCGTTCCAATCCGCCCTTGTAGCTGCTTCTCCCACGGGAAGAAAGTCATAACCGTTCCAGGATCACCATTTTCATTTCCAAAATAAAGATGATAGACTTCCGGCCGGTCAAAATTAATTGTTTTTTTTACTAGCCTAAGTCCCAGTACCCCTGCATAAAAGTCGATATTTCGCTGGGCATCGTTAACCATTGCCGTAATGTGATGGATACCTGAAGTTATTTGCAAATTCATCCCCTCCACTTCTTTAAGAGTGACTTAAATTCTACTTGGGTCTTTCGATAGAAAACAGTTCGCCAATCTTTGCATAATGGATGCCAGCTAAACGGCTCACTGCAGCGAGCCCCCTTGGATCAATTCTTCCTTTTTCATAGATGTTTTCATCAATATGAAATTGAACAACTTTTCCAATAATAAGATCACAGCCAGGAGTATCCGTACCCCCTAATGAAAGCGATTGTTCCAAGGTACACTCCATACGGATTTTCGCTTCCATCACACCAGGCACGGAAATTTTCGTACTTTCAGTCGGAGTTAATTGTGCTAATTCTATTTCACTTTGATCAGGAGGCAGAGCTGCTGCTGTCTTATTTATATTTTCTACATTCTCCTCATCGACAATATGAACAACAAATTCCTTTGTGCTGATAATATTTCTGGCCGTATCCTTCTGTGTTCCTTCATTTCTTTGAATCGCCAAGGATATCATTGGGGGATTTGATGTTACGATATTGAAATAACTGAATGGTGCCCCATTCAATACACCTTCATTTGAGATAGTTGTTACAAAAGCAATCGGCCTTGGTATGATGCTTCCTATTAAAAATTTGTAATTTTCTCTTTCACTATTGTCAGTTGGGTCAATTGAAAGCATAGCGGGCATCACCTCCAAATTTAATCCAATTCTCTTACTGTAAACGGAAGCAGAACACTTTCTATCTTATCCCTTTGTGGCTCATATTGTTCAGGCAGCATTAATTTCCCGCCCATTGTTTCCTGGGATTCATCATGGGCAAACCCTGGAGGATCAGTAGCAATTTCAAATAAAATTTCCCCATGTTCCCTAAAATAGATAGCATTAAAGTAGTTTCGGTCTTGAACTGGTGTAACCCCATATCCATTATCGGCAACATACTTTTGCCAATCCAATTGATCCTGATCATCAATAGCCCTCCAGGCAATATGATGGACGGTTCCCACACCCATTCGCCCCCGTCCAATTGGAGTTAATTTAAGATCGATGATATTTCCAATATCAGCAGAAGATCGGTAACGGATAAAATCTCCTTCCTGACCTACAACTTCAAGTCCCATAATGTTTTCCAGCAGATCAGCCGTCTTCGCTGGCTGAGTTGATAAGAGAGTTGCTCCACCGAATCCTTTTATAGCTTCTTCAGGGGTAACCTCCCCGAAAGTCCAGGAATTTACTTCCCCTTCTTCTCTTTCAACAATCTCCAAATGTAGTCCATGAGGATCGTCAAATTCCATATATTGCTCTCCGAAACGTTCCATTTTTGTATAAGGAACTTTAAATTTTTCAAGCCTTTCTTCCCAAAACTTCATGGCGCCTGCCGGAACGACATACGAAGTAACTCCTACCTGGCCATCGCCAATAACCCCTTGACGGGCACCTGCCCAAGGAAAGAAAGTAATGATTGTTCCTGGCTTGCCGCCCTCATTTCCAAAGTAAAGGTGATAAGTGCCTGGATCGTCAAAATTGACCGTTTGCTTGACTAAACGCAATCCTAAAACTCCGGCATAGAAATCTACATTCTCTTGAGGATGGCCTACGATTGCAGTTATATGATGAATCCCCATTGTTTTTTTACCCATATTTTCCTCACTCCTTTTAAAATTGGATTGATTATATTCTGTAATCACTGACATGCTTATGATACCCAGGTAATTGTTCTGCTGTCATCTTTGCTTTTTATTCCGCTAAATAGTTATAATGAAATCTTCATCAGAGTTTAGAACAAACACAAGTATTCAGGCATTGTTGTTTTACTTATAAATTTTGCCGGCTGTGAGCAGTAAGTTTTCCATCGGTGAGGATGAGAGCCCCTTTAGCACGTGGGGCTCCACTATTCTCTACCGAACAGTCAGATACCCTTCCCTGCTATCAATTCAGTTATACAATGGATATAGAAGCTGAAAAGGAACAAAGATTAACGAAAAGATTAATTTAAAGAATTTTTAATTCGAGATAGTTTAGAATAAAAAGAAATCCAATGCATATCGGCCTGGGCCAATTAATGCGATACCAATGGCTACAGAGATTAAAGTTAAGTTATATTCATATCCATTAGATGTTGCCCATAAACCATTTGGACCATGCACCTTTACGATTGCCATTATCATAGTTCCTGCAATCATTAATGCTGCGAGAGGTGTTAAAAATCCTAATGCAAACAAAATTCCCCCGATTAGTTCTGCTAATCCTGCGGAAAGGGCCATCATTACTCCCGGCTTCATCCCAATGGAATCAAACCAGCCTCCGGTTCCCTTTAATCCATGCCCCCCAAACCACCCAAACAATTTTTGAGCACCGTGACCAATGAATAATACGCCAATTACCAGCCTAATAATTAATAAACCTAAGTCCATCATTTTTAATTCCTCCTAGTTTTAATTATCTCGAATTCGAGATAATATATAAAAATTTATTGACTTTTTCTTACCTTTTCGAGAAGTTGAACTAATGCCTCATTTCCTCTGCATTTAATGATCTAAACATATCAATTAAATTGATGAATGTTTTGTTTCCCTTTGTAACTGCTGCCCGCTTTCACGATAAAATATGGTTTACCATATGGGCTTAACTTTATGTCTTGCTTGGGCTCTTTTTAATTTTTCCGGAGTTACATCATCTCCTATAGGATCAATGATGGTTGTGTTTAATAGCAGCTCTTCTATAGATCCGCGAAATTCTTGTATATATTGACTGCGCAAATTGACTATTTCTGCACTTTCAACTTGTGTTAAGCCTTCCGTCTTTCTTTTAACTGCGAGTTCATTTATTCTTTTTAAAATTTCATGCATAAGACTTACTCCTTTCAAGTAATAATTCGAATAATAATATCTCGAAATCAAATATCTTGAATTAAAGATAATATATATTATTAAATATGTCAACACTCTTCTCTTGATTATTCAGATGGTAATTTTTCATCTTGGAGATATTTAGCGTGTATTTTAATTGTAGTTTTGCATAGACAACTTTAAACTCGGCTTCCTTAAAATGAACATTAGCTGTTTTACAAAAAAGTGATAAATCGTCGTGTAAAACGCACACTACTTGTCTTCAAATCTATAATCGTTTGATTTCCTCTCCTATATAATTTAAGTACTCACTTTTTTGTGGAAAATGTCTTATTAGCTATAATGCCCCGTTTGTTTACTAATAAATATTCGGGGAAAATGCAGCACTAATGCACTCTGTAATAAGTGCTGATTTTTATCCTTCCTCTTTTAATGCACATTTTAGGCGTACACTATGAACTTCCATGGTTCCTCGCCTACCTGCTTTGCGTACAATTCCTTCTGCATTCAATTCATTTAAAAGTGCTGACACTGTTTCACGGATACTGCCCATCATCATTGCTAACTCTTGATGAGTGATGT includes:
- a CDS encoding flavin reductase family protein codes for the protein MLSIDPTDNSERENYKFLIGSIIPRPIAFVTTISNEGVLNGAPFSYFNIVTSNPPMISLAIQRNEGTQKDTARNIISTKEFVVHIVDEENVENINKTAAALPPDQSEIELAQLTPTESTKISVPGVMEAKIRMECTLEQSLSLGGTDTPGCDLIIGKVVQFHIDENIYEKGRIDPRGLAAVSRLAGIHYAKIGELFSIERPK
- a CDS encoding DUF896 domain-containing protein, with the protein product MHEILKRINELAVKRKTEGLTQVESAEIVNLRSQYIQEFRGSIEELLLNTTIIDPIGDDVTPEKLKRAQARHKVKPIW
- a CDS encoding alpha/beta hydrolase, whose protein sequence is MKHIFQKGKSQSKPTLLLLHGTGGNELDLLPLAGRIDDEASILSGRGNVLENGMPRFFRRLSEGVFDEEDLILRTKELNEFLDESAERYEFDRDNIIAIGYSNGANIAASLLFHYQNALKGAILHHPMVPRKGIELPDLTGKYVFIAAGTNDPICSPMESKELHSILEKANAYTELHWENRGHQLTAQEVEAAAKWYRKCSFH
- a CDS encoding ring-cleaving dioxygenase: MNLQITSGIHHITAMVNDAQRNIDFYAGVLGLRLVKKTINFDRPEVYHLYFGNENGDPGTVMTFFPWEKQLQGRIGTGQVGVTSYVIPDQSIEFWKKRLSKFGVKFIQTVRYGETYLQFQDPDGLEIELVERSAGPLNTWSLKDIHTEVAIKGFGGATLISAKPNKTAEVLEDVLGLEGLGQEEGFLRFKSEADLGNTIDIKLTPSVRGLMGAGTVHHIAWRAKDEQDHMRWRNLLQEKGYYPTEILDRNYFKALYFHEEGGILFEIATDPPGFTVDEPLKELGSRLMLPSWLESKRGELEESLPVLEVPV
- a CDS encoding ring-cleaving dioxygenase, which encodes MGKKTMGIHHITAIVGHPQENVDFYAGVLGLRLVKQTVNFDDPGTYHLYFGNEGGKPGTIITFFPWAGARQGVIGDGQVGVTSYVVPAGAMKFWEERLEKFKVPYTKMERFGEQYMEFDDPHGLHLEIVEREEGEVNSWTFGEVTPEEAIKGFGGATLLSTQPAKTADLLENIMGLEVVGQEGDFIRYRSSADIGNIIDLKLTPIGRGRMGVGTVHHIAWRAIDDQDQLDWQKYVADNGYGVTPVQDRNYFNAIYFREHGEILFEIATDPPGFAHDESQETMGGKLMLPEQYEPQRDKIESVLLPFTVRELD
- a CDS encoding DoxX family protein, giving the protein MMDLGLLIIRLVIGVLFIGHGAQKLFGWFGGHGLKGTGGWFDSIGMKPGVMMALSAGLAELIGGILFALGFLTPLAALMIAGTMIMAIVKVHGPNGLWATSNGYEYNLTLISVAIGIALIGPGRYALDFFLF